A single Arcobacter sp. FWKO B DNA region contains:
- a CDS encoding response regulator transcription factor yields the protein MEIKKLDILKKLNILYAEDDITIREYVGKTLSMMCNDVFFAKNGVEAINIFNTEVVHIIILDYVMPLMDGYEVAKKIRKIDKAIPIIMLSGHTDKEKLLKAIELNLITYIEKPLSYDKVLLALNNAIESLEDNNRLEIILTDNIKYNFINKIIVNKNNIIQLSKQESLFFELLIAKKNTLISKELIEDRVFFESVDTNTMRNMVYRLRKKIGEDIIVTVKDFGYLLKV from the coding sequence ATGGAAATAAAAAAGTTAGATATATTAAAAAAATTGAATATTCTTTATGCTGAAGATGATATAACAATAAGGGAATATGTAGGAAAAACATTATCAATGATGTGCAATGATGTTTTTTTTGCAAAAAATGGAGTTGAAGCAATAAATATTTTTAATACTGAGGTTGTTCATATTATAATCTTAGATTATGTGATGCCACTTATGGATGGATATGAAGTAGCAAAAAAGATAAGAAAAATAGATAAAGCAATACCTATAATAATGTTAAGTGGTCATACTGATAAGGAAAAGCTACTTAAAGCAATAGAGTTAAATCTTATTACATATATTGAGAAGCCTTTATCTTATGATAAAGTATTGTTAGCACTAAATAATGCTATTGAAAGTCTTGAAGATAATAATAGATTAGAAATTATTTTGACTGACAATATAAAATATAATTTTATTAATAAGATTATTGTTAATAAAAATAATATAATCCAACTAAGTAAACAAGAATCACTATTTTTTGAACTTTTAATTGCAAAAAAGAATACACTTATTTCAAAAGAGCTAATTGAAGATAGAGTTTTTTTTGAATCTGTTGATACAAATACTATGAGAAATATGGTATATCGTTTACGAAAAAAAATTGGAGAAGATATTATAGTAACAGTAAAAGACTTTGGTTATCTGCTAAAAGTTTGA
- the trxA gene encoding thioredoxin → MGKYIELTSSNFEATVNNGVSLVDFWAPWCGPCRMIAPVIDDLAVEFEGKANICKVNTDEEQDLAVKFGVRSIPTILFMKDGKVVDQMIGAASKQAFADKLNSLL, encoded by the coding sequence GAAAATATATAGAATTAACAAGTTCAAACTTTGAAGCTACTGTAAATAATGGTGTTTCATTAGTAGATTTTTGGGCTCCATGGTGTGGACCTTGTAGGATGATAGCTCCAGTTATTGATGATTTAGCTGTAGAATTTGAAGGAAAAGCTAATATTTGTAAAGTAAATACTGATGAAGAGCAAGATTTAGCTGTAAAATTTGGTGTTAGATCAATCCCTACAATTTTATTTATGAAAGATGGTAAAGTTGTAGATCAAATGATTGGTGCTGCAAGCAAACAAGCTTTTGCTGATAAATTAAACTCTTTACTATAA
- a CDS encoding Rieske 2Fe-2S domain-containing protein, whose amino-acid sequence MSENTNRRDFLGYSFAAVATVGGVASLVAMKQTWDPLPSVLAAGFTEVDLANARPGVPSTVTWRGKPIFILKKTDAMAQSGRDLVIGSDRYTIAIGLCTHLGCIPAWKDNMWKCACHGGEFDASGVNTFGPPPRPLDIPPFAVKGSVIVLGEEGPEYKQMAQA is encoded by the coding sequence ATGTCTGAAAATACAAATCGTAGAGACTTTCTTGGTTACTCATTTGCAGCAGTTGCGACTGTAGGTGGGGTTGCTTCACTTGTAGCTATGAAACAAACTTGGGATCCGCTTCCAAGTGTTTTAGCTGCTGGTTTTACTGAAGTAGACCTTGCAAATGCAAGACCAGGAGTACCAAGTACTGTAACTTGGAGGGGTAAACCAATATTTATCCTAAAAAAAACTGATGCTATGGCTCAAAGTGGTAGAGATTTAGTTATAGGTAGTGATAGATATACTATTGCTATAGGTTTATGTACACATCTAGGTTGTATTCCAGCTTGGAAAGACAATATGTGGAAATGTGCATGTCATGGTGGAGAATTTGATGCTAGTGGTGTAAATACTTTTGGACCACCACCAAGACCACTTGATATACCACCATTTGCTGTAAAAGGTTCTGTGATCGTTCTTGGAGAAGAAGGTCCTGAATACAAACAAATGGCACAGGCTTAA
- a CDS encoding filamentous hemagglutinin N-terminal domain-containing protein has translation MTRFKCDFGSRFRILKGGKISLVVSALLGSTSLSFAAPTGGVVTSGNATISQNGNTTNIVQTTNKATINWNSFSIAPNETVNFNQPSINSITLNRIVGNEKSIIDGALNANGQVWILNSNGILFNSNAKINTAGLLATTKNITDTDFNAGNYKFSGNSTESVINMGTIDISDSGYVALLANTVQNDGTIKAHKGTVHLTGASEATINLNGNSIVNLTVDKGILDALVENQGAILADGGKIYLTTNAVDELLKGVVNNTGIIEAKSLDDISSEVILFAHGGTAKIGGTIHSKDGFVETSGRYFDFLGADIKAGEWLIDPVNITIDSTLATAIENGLASGNVKITTDTTDGTRLDTTTGESDTEDEGNINVNSAISWSSNHTLTLSAYNDINVNENITHTGTSAGGVIFLYGQGTANGGTSAYNLASGKTVVSPSIQWRKGSDLNSYRYAIVNNDLFIGNKYIELGISYSNGGKFGSSYTPSLFFGRQTPSGIGMVGDADGFGEGNDLRIDYFLPGSPAEQFTAGYGDYTTAAKNFASDINGYELLGLNDNNQLEMKLTSTVGDMKVEQTFTLGLSDKYFNNSVTLTNNGSSTITNPTFIRSFDPDNTVDMGGNYSTIQKIESTIVSDGAAAVSATSIAGDTYETTSGSQSKIIYYSTDKKATVGYGSVFFSGNSNAISTMITTANSLSKNDTATGDIGIGIIFQPDSLVASSSTTFNYLTSLDNRDMSTILSELNEVAIDSSTPQTSTPQQITNNNDNSIQKVITTIINSQQIKVDTPKIIQPVFTPTQTPFISVIQIPVSTLSTGVVSTPLANIALKLGVSQGDNVSVVSAPETGKQAEKITLAEIAQIKTNGNKENTQSSNIEVQETRVALGGGSLVELVNGGVSLPEGVDQEFYVVKSSLRGRN, from the coding sequence ATGACAAGATTTAAATGTGACTTTGGTTCAAGATTTAGGATTCTAAAGGGTGGTAAAATATCTTTAGTAGTATCTGCACTTCTTGGCAGTACTTCTTTATCTTTTGCTGCACCAACTGGTGGAGTAGTTACAAGTGGTAATGCGACTATATCTCAAAATGGAAATACTACAAATATCGTCCAAACTACAAATAAAGCCACTATTAACTGGAATAGCTTTTCTATCGCACCAAACGAAACAGTAAATTTCAATCAACCAAGTATTAACTCTATAACTTTAAATAGAATAGTAGGAAATGAAAAAAGTATTATTGATGGTGCTCTTAATGCTAATGGTCAAGTTTGGATACTAAACTCAAACGGAATACTTTTTAATAGTAATGCAAAAATCAATACAGCAGGACTTCTAGCTACTACAAAAAATATCACTGATACAGACTTTAATGCAGGTAATTATAAATTTAGTGGCAATAGTACAGAGTCTGTTATAAATATGGGAACTATTGATATAAGTGATAGCGGATATGTAGCTTTATTAGCAAATACAGTACAAAATGATGGAACAATAAAAGCTCATAAAGGCACAGTTCATCTTACAGGTGCAAGTGAAGCAACTATAAATCTAAATGGTAACTCAATAGTAAACTTAACAGTAGATAAAGGTATCTTAGATGCTTTAGTAGAAAATCAAGGTGCTATACTAGCTGATGGAGGGAAAATATATCTTACTACAAACGCAGTTGATGAACTCCTTAAAGGTGTGGTAAATAACACAGGTATTATAGAAGCAAAAAGCCTAGATGATATAAGTAGTGAAGTGATACTTTTTGCTCATGGTGGAACAGCAAAGATAGGTGGAACTATACACTCTAAAGATGGCTTTGTAGAGACAAGTGGAAGATACTTTGACTTTTTGGGAGCAGACATAAAAGCTGGTGAATGGTTGATAGATCCAGTTAATATAACTATTGACAGTACTTTGGCTACTGCTATTGAAAATGGATTAGCAAGTGGTAATGTAAAAATTACGACTGATACAACAGATGGTACTCGCTTAGATACGACAACAGGAGAAAGTGATACTGAAGATGAGGGAAATATAAATGTCAATTCAGCAATTAGTTGGTCATCTAATCACACTCTAACTCTTTCAGCTTACAATGATATTAATGTGAATGAAAATATTACACACACAGGAACATCGGCTGGAGGAGTAATTTTTCTATATGGTCAAGGAACAGCTAACGGTGGAACAAGTGCCTATAATCTAGCTTCAGGTAAAACAGTTGTGTCTCCGTCAATTCAATGGAGAAAAGGTAGTGATTTAAACTCATATAGATACGCTATTGTTAATAATGATTTATTTATAGGTAATAAATATATTGAATTAGGTATAAGTTACTCTAATGGAGGTAAATTTGGCTCAAGTTATACTCCTAGTTTATTTTTTGGACGACAAACTCCTAGTGGTATAGGTATGGTAGGTGATGCAGATGGTTTTGGTGAAGGAAATGATTTAAGAATTGATTACTTCTTACCAGGAAGTCCAGCAGAACAATTTACAGCAGGATACGGTGATTATACAACTGCAGCTAAAAATTTTGCTTCAGATATAAATGGATATGAATTATTAGGATTAAATGATAATAATCAACTAGAAATGAAACTTACTTCTACTGTTGGTGATATGAAAGTAGAACAGACATTTACTTTAGGTTTGAGTGATAAATATTTTAACAATAGTGTAACTTTAACAAATAATGGAAGTAGTACCATTACGAATCCAACATTTATAAGAAGTTTTGATCCAGATAATACTGTAGATATGGGTGGAAATTATAGTACAATTCAGAAAATAGAAAGCACTATAGTAAGTGACGGAGCAGCAGCTGTAAGTGCTACTAGTATAGCTGGTGATACATACGAGACAACATCAGGAAGTCAATCAAAGATAATATATTATTCAACAGATAAAAAAGCAACTGTTGGTTATGGAAGTGTATTTTTTAGTGGAAATAGTAATGCGATTTCAACAATGATAACAACTGCTAATAGTTTATCAAAAAATGATACTGCTACTGGAGATATTGGTATTGGTATTATTTTTCAACCTGATTCGTTAGTTGCTAGTTCTTCAACAACTTTTAATTATTTAACATCATTAGATAATAGGGATATGTCAACCATTCTGTCTGAATTAAATGAAGTAGCAATAGATAGTAGTACCCCTCAGACATCAACTCCTCAACAAATAACAAACAACAATGATAATTCGATACAAAAAGTTATCACGACTATAATCAACTCTCAACAAATTAAAGTTGATACACCAAAAATAATACAACCTGTATTCACACCTACACAAACTCCTTTTATAAGTGTAATACAAATTCCTGTTTCTACTTTATCAACTGGAGTAGTAAGTACTCCTTTAGCAAATATTGCTCTTAAACTAGGAGTAAGTCAAGGTGACAATGTATCAGTAGTATCTGCACCAGAAACTGGTAAACAAGCGGAAAAGATAACACTTGCTGAAATTGCTCAAATCAAAACAAATGGCAATAAAGAAAATACTCAAAGCTCAAATATCGAAGTACAAGAGACAAGAGTAGCACTTGGTGGTGGTTCACTTGTAGAGCTTGTAAACGGTGGAGTAAGCTTACCTGAAGGTGTTGATCAAGAATTTTATGTGGTAAAAAGTAGTCTAAGAGGAAGAAATTAA
- the dapB gene encoding 4-hydroxy-tetrahydrodipicolinate reductase: protein MIKIGILGSTGRVGSLLIDDLSDNPNATLGAVHVFDEIKKQLPKDTVVTNNIKTLLESCDVVIDFSAPEATQSLLECVIENDIKKPLVIATTGFNKHQQNLLLEASKKTPLLYASNMSLGVAVLNKLVSLASKALRDFDIEIVEQHHRYKVDSPSGTALTLAHSAANARELDLDKVRISGRDGNIGARTKDEIAVMALRGGDIVGRHTVGLYNDGEFIELNHTATARNTFSKGALKAALWLVEQENGLYSINDCLGL from the coding sequence ATGATTAAAATAGGAATTTTAGGCAGTACAGGAAGAGTTGGAAGTCTACTAATTGATGATTTAAGTGACAATCCTAATGCAACCCTTGGAGCAGTACATGTTTTTGATGAAATAAAAAAACAATTACCAAAAGATACAGTTGTTACAAACAATATAAAAACTCTTTTAGAGTCATGTGATGTTGTGATAGATTTTTCTGCACCAGAAGCAACTCAGTCACTTCTTGAATGTGTAATTGAAAATGACATAAAAAAACCTCTTGTGATTGCTACAACTGGATTTAATAAACATCAACAAAATCTTCTTTTAGAAGCAAGTAAAAAAACTCCACTACTTTATGCGTCAAATATGAGTTTAGGTGTTGCAGTGTTAAATAAACTAGTTTCTTTAGCATCAAAAGCATTGAGGGATTTTGATATAGAAATAGTTGAGCAACATCATAGATATAAAGTGGACTCACCAAGTGGAACTGCACTAACACTAGCACATAGTGCTGCTAATGCAAGAGAACTTGATCTTGACAAAGTAAGAATTAGTGGCAGAGATGGCAATATTGGTGCTAGAACTAAAGATGAAATAGCAGTTATGGCACTTCGTGGTGGTGATATTGTTGGTCGTCATACAGTAGGATTATATAATGATGGTGAGTTTATCGAACTAAATCACACAGCAACTGCAAGAAATACATTTTCAAAAGGTGCATTAAAAGCTGCCCTTTGGCTAGTAGAGCAAGAAAATGGTTTATACTCTATCAACGACTGCTTAGGATTATAA
- a CDS encoding TIGR01212 family radical SAM protein (This family includes YhcC from E. coli K-12, an uncharacterized radical SAM protein.) — MSEKLKPLNTIGRYFRKKFGQSVYKIPISISGFTCPNIDGTVAKGGCTFCENDSFSPNLAKNSKKFKLHPTMNENPYLTQQIQQLKMQYYATKTRLEKKFGAKQFIVYFQSFTNTYAPINTLKTLYSEALLLDDVVGLSVGTRSDCVNEEILEYLQQLSHQTNPNSNQANEIWVEYGIQTIYDTTLEKINRGHDYQNVKEWIKKTKEYGLLVCGHIIFGLPDETKEMMLNTIKETIKLNIDSIKIHPLYVTNNTLLALEYKNGEFDPINEEDYIELLIETLKILPKNITIQRLTAGINNASLVAPQWCNDKHTQMANIKKALQKANISY, encoded by the coding sequence ATGTCAGAAAAATTAAAACCACTTAATACAATAGGTAGATACTTTAGAAAAAAGTTTGGACAAAGTGTATACAAAATACCAATTAGTATAAGTGGTTTTACTTGCCCAAATATTGATGGAACTGTAGCAAAAGGTGGCTGTACTTTTTGTGAAAATGACTCTTTTTCGCCCAATTTAGCAAAAAATAGTAAAAAATTCAAGCTACACCCTACAATGAATGAAAATCCCTACCTAACCCAACAAATTCAACAGCTTAAAATGCAGTATTATGCAACAAAAACACGACTTGAAAAAAAGTTTGGTGCAAAACAATTTATTGTGTATTTCCAATCTTTTACTAATACATATGCACCTATAAATACTCTAAAAACACTATATAGTGAAGCTTTACTACTTGATGATGTAGTAGGACTTAGTGTTGGAACAAGAAGTGATTGTGTTAATGAAGAAATTTTAGAATATCTACAACAATTATCACATCAAACTAATCCAAACTCAAATCAAGCAAATGAAATATGGGTTGAGTATGGAATACAAACAATATATGACACAACTTTAGAAAAGATAAATAGAGGGCATGACTACCAAAATGTAAAAGAATGGATTAAAAAAACCAAAGAATATGGACTTTTAGTATGTGGTCATATTATATTTGGTTTACCTGATGAAACAAAAGAGATGATGTTAAATACAATTAAAGAAACCATCAAATTAAATATAGATTCAATTAAAATACATCCATTGTATGTTACCAACAATACATTACTTGCATTAGAATACAAAAACGGTGAATTTGACCCTATAAACGAAGAAGATTATATCGAGTTACTTATCGAAACACTTAAAATTCTTCCTAAAAATATTACTATTCAAAGATTAACAGCTGGTATAAATAATGCTTCACTTGTGGCTCCACAATGGTGCAATGATAAGCATACACAAATGGCAAATATTAAAAAAGCACTACAAAAAGCTAATATTTCTTACTAA
- a CDS encoding cytochrome b, producing the protein MAHITKANSVGEWLDQRLATTKFMKVMMTEYWIPKDVNFLWAMGVVLAVTFKILIISGIFLMMYYKPDVNLAFDSVNYTIMQEVAYGWLFRHMHGVAASAVFLIIYIHMLTGIYYGSYKKGREMIWISGMLLFVTFSAAGFSGYMLPWGQMSYWAAMVITNLFGGVPFIGDALVVWIRGDFNVADATLTRFFMLHVFLLPIVIIGIIALHFYSLRVPHVNNQEGEEIDFDAEAEKYLAGNKKESKVIPFWPVFLSKDFAVLGVFLIFYFYLVFFHFSFAMDPVNFDPADAMVTPAHIYPEWYFLWSYEVLRGFFFDIAGISAFDLGLIAFGIANVIFFLLPFIDRDPEVLPAHKRPRFNIWFWLLLIDMIVLTVYGKLPPTGLNAWIGFFSSIVFLALFIALPFVTKADAKARGAL; encoded by the coding sequence ATGGCTCATATTACAAAAGCTAATTCAGTTGGTGAGTGGTTAGATCAAAGACTTGCTACTACTAAATTTATGAAAGTTATGATGACTGAATATTGGATTCCAAAAGATGTAAACTTCTTATGGGCAATGGGTGTTGTTCTAGCAGTAACATTCAAAATCCTTATCATTTCAGGAATCTTTTTAATGATGTATTACAAACCAGATGTAAATCTTGCGTTTGATAGTGTAAACTACACAATTATGCAAGAAGTTGCGTATGGTTGGTTGTTTAGACATATGCATGGTGTTGCAGCTTCTGCTGTATTTTTGATTATCTATATTCATATGTTAACTGGTATCTATTATGGTTCTTACAAAAAAGGTAGAGAGATGATCTGGATTAGTGGTATGTTGTTATTCGTAACATTCTCTGCTGCTGGTTTTTCTGGTTATATGCTTCCTTGGGGACAAATGAGTTACTGGGCTGCTATGGTTATTACTAATCTTTTTGGTGGTGTACCATTTATCGGGGATGCTCTTGTTGTATGGATTAGAGGTGACTTCAATGTTGCTGATGCTACACTTACAAGATTCTTTATGCTACATGTATTCTTATTACCAATAGTTATCATCGGTATTATTGCATTACACTTTTATTCTTTAAGAGTACCACATGTAAATAACCAAGAAGGTGAAGAGATAGATTTTGACGCAGAAGCTGAAAAATATCTTGCAGGAAATAAAAAAGAATCTAAAGTTATCCCATTTTGGCCAGTATTTTTAAGTAAAGACTTTGCTGTACTTGGTGTATTTTTAATTTTCTACTTTTACCTAGTATTCTTCCATTTTAGTTTTGCAATGGATCCAGTTAACTTTGATCCAGCAGATGCAATGGTTACTCCTGCACATATTTACCCAGAGTGGTATTTCTTATGGAGTTACGAAGTATTAAGAGGTTTCTTCTTTGATATAGCTGGTATTAGTGCATTTGATTTAGGTCTTATTGCTTTTGGTATTGCGAATGTAATTTTCTTCTTATTACCATTTATTGATAGAGATCCTGAAGTTTTACCAGCACATAAAAGACCAAGATTTAATATTTGGTTCTGGTTATTATTAATAGATATGATAGTATTAACTGTTTATGGTAAATTACCTCCAACAGGTTTAAATGCATGGATTGGTTTCTTTTCATCAATCGTATTTTTAGCATTATTTATAGCATTACCTTTTGTTACGAAAGCTGATGCAAAAGCAAGGGGTGCATTATGA
- the trxB gene encoding thioredoxin-disulfide reductase, producing the protein MLDLAIIGGGPAGLTAGLYATRGGLKNVTMYEMGMPGGQITQSSEIENYPGQLEIVTGMELMQQWPEQCQRFGLKHEMAQVQTVIKNGDIFQLTLGDGNIVEAKSVIIATGSVPKKAGFKGENEFFGRGVSTCATCDGFFYKNKEVVVLGGGDTALEEAVYLSKICSKVYLVHRRDTFRAAPNTIEHVKHTENIELILNSEIDEVYGDAMGVNGVKVKNRNDGTIRDLAVPGIFVFVGRDVLNSTLKQPDGSYLCDLNQNGEVIVDLSMKTSTAGLFAAGDIRIEAPKQVVCAASDGAIAALSVISYLE; encoded by the coding sequence ATGTTAGATTTAGCTATTATTGGTGGTGGACCTGCTGGGCTTACTGCTGGATTATATGCCACAAGAGGTGGATTGAAAAATGTAACTATGTATGAAATGGGCATGCCAGGTGGTCAAATAACTCAAAGTAGTGAAATAGAAAATTACCCTGGACAACTTGAGATTGTAACTGGTATGGAATTAATGCAACAATGGCCAGAACAATGCCAAAGATTTGGATTAAAACATGAAATGGCTCAAGTTCAAACAGTTATTAAAAATGGTGATATTTTTCAACTTACACTAGGTGATGGAAACATTGTAGAAGCAAAATCTGTAATCATAGCAACTGGAAGTGTTCCTAAAAAAGCTGGATTTAAAGGTGAGAATGAATTTTTTGGAAGAGGTGTAAGTACTTGTGCAACTTGTGATGGTTTCTTTTATAAAAATAAAGAAGTAGTTGTTCTAGGTGGTGGAGATACTGCTTTAGAAGAAGCTGTATATCTATCAAAAATCTGTTCAAAAGTATACTTAGTACATAGAAGAGATACTTTTAGAGCAGCACCAAATACTATTGAACATGTAAAACACACTGAGAATATTGAGCTTATCTTAAATAGTGAAATAGATGAAGTTTATGGCGATGCTATGGGTGTAAATGGAGTTAAAGTAAAAAATAGAAATGATGGAACAATTAGAGATTTAGCAGTTCCTGGGATTTTTGTTTTTGTAGGAAGAGATGTATTAAATAGTACACTAAAACAACCTGATGGGAGTTACTTATGTGATCTTAATCAAAATGGTGAAGTTATAGTTGATTTATCTATGAAAACATCAACTGCTGGACTTTTTGCAGCTGGTGATATAAGAATTGAAGCTCCAAAACAAGTTGTATGTGCAGCAAGTGATGGTGCGATTGCAGCTTTAAGTGTAATTAGTTATTTAGAATAA
- the purF gene encoding amidophosphoribosyltransferase encodes MCAIVGIYGNENAAKLASVALFAMQHRGHEASGISSGYNNKIYTIKDRGYVKDVFNEKSFEVLKGDMAIGHNRYSTAGSDSILDAQPIHARYKLGEISIVHNGNLVNKYEVRNKLIEEGAIFQTGMDTENIIHLIARSTQNKLQDRIVEALEHAVGAYNFIIQSRSKLFVIRDKHGIRPLSLGKLKSGGWIVASETCAFDIVDAEFVRDVRPGEMLVFRKNSEPESIQLYEADFRPCAFEYIYFARPDSDIDGKNVYKIRQNMGKSLAAYDVNKGLKADMVIPVPDSGVPAALGYAKESGLPFEYGIIRNHYVGRTFIEPTQEMRELKVKMKLSPMPSLIKDKVIIVIDDSIVRGTTSKKIVKMLKNAGAKEVHFRSASPMIKYPCFYGIDTPTKEELINAQMSKEEVRQFIEADSLEYLTLEDLFDSIGRDRNYSIPSFNGDYFIK; translated from the coding sequence ATGTGTGCAATAGTTGGAATATATGGAAATGAAAATGCCGCAAAACTTGCATCAGTTGCTCTTTTTGCTATGCAACACCGTGGGCATGAAGCAAGTGGAATAAGTAGTGGATACAATAATAAAATATATACTATCAAAGATAGAGGTTATGTAAAAGATGTTTTCAACGAAAAATCTTTTGAAGTACTAAAAGGTGATATGGCAATAGGTCATAATAGATACTCTACTGCTGGCAGTGATTCAATCTTAGACGCTCAGCCTATTCATGCAAGATATAAACTTGGTGAAATTTCTATAGTTCATAACGGTAACCTTGTAAACAAATATGAAGTAAGAAACAAGCTTATTGAAGAAGGGGCAATATTTCAAACTGGAATGGATACTGAAAATATTATCCATCTAATTGCTAGATCAACACAAAACAAACTTCAAGATAGAATTGTTGAAGCATTAGAACATGCTGTTGGTGCTTATAATTTTATTATCCAAAGTAGAAGTAAACTTTTTGTAATAAGAGATAAGCATGGTATAAGACCACTTAGTCTTGGAAAATTAAAAAGTGGTGGATGGATAGTTGCCAGTGAAACTTGTGCTTTTGATATTGTTGATGCAGAGTTTGTAAGAGATGTAAGACCTGGTGAAATGCTAGTATTTAGAAAAAATTCTGAACCTGAATCAATACAACTATATGAAGCAGACTTTAGACCTTGTGCATTTGAATATATATATTTTGCTAGACCTGATAGCGATATAGATGGCAAAAATGTCTATAAAATAAGACAAAATATGGGGAAATCTTTAGCAGCTTATGATGTAAATAAAGGATTAAAAGCTGATATGGTTATACCTGTACCTGATAGTGGTGTACCAGCTGCTTTAGGATATGCAAAAGAAAGTGGTCTACCATTTGAATATGGAATTATTAGAAATCACTATGTGGGAAGAACCTTTATTGAACCAACACAAGAAATGCGTGAACTAAAAGTAAAAATGAAATTAAGTCCAATGCCAAGCCTCATAAAAGATAAAGTAATTATAGTAATAGATGATTCTATTGTTAGAGGTACTACAAGTAAGAAAATTGTAAAAATGCTTAAAAATGCTGGTGCAAAAGAGGTACATTTCAGATCAGCTAGTCCAATGATAAAATATCCTTGTTTTTATGGAATTGATACTCCTACAAAAGAGGAATTGATAAATGCTCAAATGTCTAAAGAAGAAGTTAGACAATTTATAGAAGCTGATTCATTAGAGTATTTAACACTAGAAGATTTATTTGATAGCATCGGCAGAGATAGAAACTATTCAATTCCTAGTTTTAACGGCGATTATTTTATAAAATAA
- a CDS encoding c-type cytochrome: MRELKIFGVVVAFTLITYWGVEPLAHSVFHPPVAPADYTYSDVDGLNGKSGDATNGAELVQSNCTACHSIESQGFPMLMDNASAAASYGVVPPDLSTAGKIYDANFLAAFIKDPVKASKLEHVFDDSKAHPMPGYAWMDEQDIADMVAYLQSIAPSDMTNKEVFTDACLRCHGIKYGDFYGGSMNAQTPKAEIMAYMGKLPPDLSQYIVSRGESYLHTFINDPQKHLEGTAMPRVGLTQEAEAQVITYMSEVGQSKKAERESLGVKVLAYLVIFAIFAWLWKAKIWREVH; the protein is encoded by the coding sequence ATGAGAGAATTGAAGATATTTGGTGTAGTGGTAGCATTTACACTTATAACTTACTGGGGTGTTGAGCCTTTAGCACACTCAGTATTTCATCCACCAGTTGCTCCTGCAGACTATACTTATAGCGATGTAGATGGATTAAATGGTAAATCTGGTGATGCAACAAATGGTGCAGAACTAGTTCAAAGTAATTGTACAGCTTGCCACTCTATAGAGTCTCAAGGTTTTCCAATGCTTATGGATAACGCAAGTGCAGCTGCAAGCTATGGTGTAGTACCACCAGATTTGAGTACTGCTGGTAAAATTTATGATGCAAACTTTTTGGCTGCATTTATAAAAGATCCAGTTAAAGCTTCTAAATTAGAACATGTATTTGATGACAGCAAAGCTCACCCAATGCCTGGATATGCTTGGATGGATGAGCAAGATATAGCTGATATGGTTGCTTATTTACAATCAATTGCACCATCAGATATGACAAACAAAGAAGTATTTACTGATGCATGTTTAAGATGTCATGGTATTAAATATGGAGATTTCTACGGTGGTTCAATGAACGCACAAACACCAAAAGCTGAAATAATGGCTTATATGGGTAAATTACCACCTGATTTATCTCAATACATTGTAAGTCGTGGAGAAAGTTATCTTCATACATTTATTAATGATCCTCAAAAACATCTTGAAGGTACTGCTATGCCAAGAGTTGGTTTAACTCAAGAAGCAGAAGCTCAAGTAATCACTTATATGAGTGAAGTTGGCCAAAGTAAAAAAGCTGAAAGAGAATCTTTAGGCGTTAAAGTTCTTGCGTATCTTGTAATTTTTGCAATCTTTGCATGGTTATGGAAAGCAAAAATCTGGCGTGAAGTTCACTAA